CGGTCCAATCGGAGAGTATCGGGAGGAGGCACCAGTCGTACGTCTGAACCCAAGACCGTACCGCTCCCCGAGGACGGTGACCACGAGGCGACATCACGGGTGCATCCGTGGTACGCGTATTCCGACACGATGACTCCCGTCCCGCCTGTCACGGTCCGGGCGATGCGCAGTGCCAAGTCGTTGGCCTCCGAACCAGTGCAAGTGAACATGACGTTATCCAGCTCCGGATCATGCGTTTCCACAAGGTTCTCGGCGTATTCGATGATGTCTCGCTGCAAATAACGGGTGTTCGTGTTGATCGTCCGAAGCTGGCGGCAGACAGCATCGACGACGTGGGGATGGTTGTGGCCGACACTGGGAACGTTGTTGTACGCGTCGAGGTACTCGTCTCCGTGGACGTCGAAGATCTTTGTTCCCTGTGCACGAACCGGCTGAAATGGCTCTTCGTAGGACAATCGGTAGGCCGGGCCCATCACGCGCCCGCGTCGCTCGACCAAGTCACGCGTTTGACTGTCGAGCGTGGACAGGGTGTCCGCGCTGAGCGTGTTCAGGGTGACAATCTCGGTACGCTCGGGACTGGCGATCGAATCTTTCTGCATGCATCGACTTCTTTCAAAATTGGCGCGGCCGCGCAAAGAGCCGCGGAACGCTCGTAGGCCAAGTGACCGCTGGAGAGGCTAGCGGCGAGCTCATCGTCCGATCACGTCATTGAGGACCCGCGTAATTTCGTCACGGGCAGTAGTGACGCTTGCCAGATCCCCGGAGATGAACAGACGTCCCGCCGCCCCGATCATCTGTACGTCGACCAACGTCAGGTTCGGTGCAACTCGCTCTGCGCTGTTTGCGGCCACAGCTGCGAACAACGCCGGAGCCATCTCGTAGACCAACAACGCAGACCCTGGCAACAACATGGATCCGTCACGGGTGCGATTCAAGATGACAGCGTGCTGATCACCAATCTCTTCGATGATGTCGCTGTAGAGGATTTTCGGCCTGAGCTGATCTTCAGCCTTGGCGTTGAGGGTCTTCAAAATGGCCTGGCCCGCCTGTTCCACGACCTCGGCACTACGACTGTGGACCTCGAGGATGCCGTATTGCCGCTCCACGTAGAGAAGGCCCGGCTCGACTTCGGGCGTAGCCTTCAACGCGGCGTCGATGACCCGCTGGATCGCCAATGCCGGCGCAACCTCCACGATCAACGAATGATCCCCAGCTTTCGGAGGATACCCCCTAGCTCGGGTCGGCGTGGCCAGCGTGGCCGCGAACTGGCGCTGAAGGCCTTCGATTCGGAGGTACACACGCAGCTCGGTGGACGGTCCGGTGGCTTCGGATGGAGTTGGAGCTGTGGCCCGCTGTTGAGGGACAGCTTGCTTGGCGGTCGATGTCGTCATTACTGGTTTCCGTGGACGGTGAAGTGCTTGGCGAGGTCGGCGTGGGGGCGGGGGATGACGTGGACCGAGACAAGTTCGCCAATCGCGGCGGCGGTTTCCGAGCCGGCCTCAGTGGCTGCTTTCACCGCTCCGACGTCGCCGTTGATGATGACGGCGACGAGCCCGTCGCCGACTTCTGCGCGACCCAGGAGGGTGACGTTTGCTGCTTTGACCATGGCGTCCGCTGCCGCCAGAGAGGCGACGTAGCCGCGGGTTTCGATCATGCCGATTGCATCACTCATTTGATGTGCCTTCTTTCTTGGTGGTGTGCTGGGTTAGGGGTTTGGGGTTCGGGGTGGGTCGAGGACTCCGATGATGAGTGCATCGGCCGGAGTCGTGCCGGGTAAATGGCGTGAAACGGCGCTGCCGAGGGCGACCAAAACGTGATCTCCTGGCCCGCTGCCGAGGTAATCCAAGGCCACGTAGTGCTGGTAAGTCTCGTCTCCTTGCACCTCAAGCAGTGCTCCCTGCGGGAAAGAGTCGATTCGCTTGGTCGCCCATACCGGTCCGAGAACAGTGGCTTTGATCATGACCGTCTAACCACCTCGACCGAAGCCTTCCGGATTTGTTCGCGTGCCAGGGGAGTGATGACGACCTTGCGCCCGAGGACCAACTGGGCACCCTCGGTGACGGCGCGGGAAACGATGCGTTCGGTCAGCACCCCTCGCTGGATCTCGATGACCTGGCCATTGGGGGTGCCGGGAGCTGATGGCGCTGTATCGGCCGAGGCGTCGCCGGAGCCCAGCTGGAAACGGAGCTGACCTGAACGCAGGAGCGCGCCCATGAGAGGGTCATCCGCCAGCCCCAGGACATGGCGTACGAAGCCGGCGAGCTCATCATCATTGGTAATCGCCACCCGCTGTGGCCTGGCCAGGAGATCCAGCTGCGGAATGATCTCCTTGATCAGCCCGCGTACCAAGGCACGCAGGTCGCCTGGCAGGGGCGCAGTCATCGCCGCATCTCCAACGCGGCCTCGGCAGCATCCGCCGCTGTCCGTACCGCATCCTCGGCGCCGGCCAGGTAAACCCTTCCCGAGGCTCCGATCATGCGATAGTCGACGACCTTGATCGGGCTGGCCTTCTCGGCTTCGTTGGTTGCCAGGATCGCATACGACGCGGGCTGCATCTCCATGACGAAAAGCGAATCACCCGGCAACAACATCGACCCGGACTTGTTGCGGTTAACCAGAAACGCATGCTCGTCATCGACATTGGAAATAATCTTCGAGGCAATCACCTCGGGTGGACGTGCATCAGTCTCTGAAGCACCGAGCGCGTCGAGAACGGCGCCAGCTGCCGTTCGCACGGCGTCTGCCGAACGTGAGTGGATCTCGAGGTAGCCGAACTGTCGTTCCACCACCAGCATGCCGGCACTGACCTGCGAGTGTTTCAAAGCGACGTCCGTGAGCGGCTCGATCCCCAGGCCAGGAGCGACCTCGATAACCTGCGCCGACATATTCGTTCTCGGCAAGCTCCCCCGAACGGACGTGCCCAAATAACACATCGTCTGGGGCTGCAACTTGTCAATAAAGATGAACGAGCGGAGGTCAGCCACGACTCTGCCCAACCAACCCGCGCAACTCCTCAACGATCAGGCGCCGCAACTCCTCACGCACCGCATCATCACCCAACGCGATGCCCGGCACCGACGAACCCGTCGCCGGGGTCGGCTGAAGCGATGAGAACTCGGGGAACTTCGCTCCCACTGGGTAGGCCGTGCGCTTCCACTGCACGAACCGTTCTGGGGACAGGTTCTCATCGAGTGAACTTCCGCCCACGAAGCCTGTTCCGATGGACATCGTCAAGGGCAGGCCCGTGCCGATACCTGCGTTCCCCAGGCTCCCCCCAATGTTGACCGCGACCCGGTGGACTGGAATACGATGCGAGTAGTCGAGTACGTGCTGCGGGTCCTCGCTATGGATGACCGCCGAATGCCCCACGCCGACGATGTCAACGAGAGAAGCTGCAGCGGTTAGAGCCTGTTCGAAGTCCTCCACAGTGATTACTGCCAGTACCGGACTCAGCTTCTCGTGTGTGAACGGCTCATCGTCTCTGATGCTGTCGATGGTCGCGAGCAGAAGTTGGGTGTTCTCCGGAACTGAAATTCCGGCCTTCTTAGCGATCTCTCGTGCGGGCCGGCCCACGACTTCGGTATTGAACTTCCCGCTGGGATACATGTATGCGCGAAGACGTCGCGTCTCATCGGGACGGCAGAGGTAGGCTCCGCGCCGAACCAGCAGCTCTTTCATCCGGGATGCAATGGGCTCGACCATGATGAGCACGGACTCCGCCGTACACAGAACGGAGTTATCGAATGCCTTCGAGGCACAGATCTCGTCCGCTGCTTGCTCAAGGTTTGCCGTATCATCGACCACTACCGGTGCATTACCGGGGCCGACCCCAATAGCAGGGGTTCCTGATCGGTACGCCGCTTGGACCACCGCCCCGCCACCTGTGGCGAGAATCAGGTTCACTCGGGCGTCGCCCATAACCGCCTCGACCAGCGGGACCGAGGGCTCCTCCAGGATCTGTATGGCTCCCTCGGGTGCACCGGCATCGGTCGCAGCCCGACTAAGTATCCGGGCGGCTTCGATGCTGGTCTTCACCGCAGCAGGGTGCGGACTGATCACAATGGCGTTCCTGGTGAGCAGAGAGGAGAGGACCTTGAAGTACAAGTTGGCTACAGGACTCGTCGATGGGGTGACCGCGAAGATCACTCCGGCCGGAATCGGGTCGAGAACCAGTTTCTTCTCGCTGTCGGTCCGGTGGCTAACCAAGTCCAGGTTGCCGTACTCACGCATGAAGCCGGCAGAAAGCCCTTCGTTCTTCGCCACCTTGTCCTCAAAGACACCGAACCCGGTCTCGTCTGCAGCTTTCTGTGCAAGCTGTCGGGAGTTCTGGTGCGCTACCTCTGCGACGGCGCGAACAATACGATCGACTTTCGGTCGGTCGAAGACCGAGAATGCCTTCGCCGCGCTGCGTGCTCGGTCCAGCACGGCATCGTAGAGTGCCGAAAGTTCAGGTTCTGGTGTTATCACGGGTCCTTGGCCTTTCATGAATGCATATGGTCGATGGGATCGAAACTTGCAGGATAAGGCTCTTGTTCTTTGAACCGGAGGGCGGTTCGTTGCCTGCGTGATCCCGCTGGAGAAATTAAACGGTTGTAAACGGTTGCTCTCACGCTCTCATGGTTGCAGGGGTGTGTCAACCGCTGTATTGATGCCTCCTCAACCCCTATCGCCCTCGGTGCCCCCGCTTGATGCGGCGGTGTAATAGCACTGAAAAGCCGCGATGCTCTGTCGCGGCCCGCCTGCCGAGCGAGGGCGCGACCTCCGGGGCGCGAGCGGCCCACGGGGGCAAACACAATGCCGGCAACGAAGCAATTTTTGTATCACAAAGCCATTCGGATGCTGTTGTGGTTTGTTTATGGTTGCAATATGGTGGACTAACCTGTGTGGCGGACGTCACCGCGGCCTATGAAGCCGTGTTCATTCTTGGCAGCGCTGGAGCTGCCAACTGTGCTTGAGGAGCTAGAAGATGTCGGGAACGGCTACTGATTACGAACCCTTTGCCCGGGCGGCGCTTCCACGTTATGGGCTCGAAAACGCGCGCCTGAGCTTGCTGAGCTTTTCGGAGAACGCTACGTATTTGGCTGAGCTCAATGATGAGCGAGTTGTAATGCGAGTCCATCGACCCGACTACAACGGTCCCGCTGAGGTGGAATCTGAGCTCGCTTGGATGGAGAGCGTGCGTATGACTTCATCAATTCGGACACCCGAACTCAGGCGCGCACGCGATGGCAGCAGCGTGATCGCCGTCATTCTCGGCGACGAGGAACGACTCGTAGATGTCTTCGAGTTTATTCCAGGGATCAGCGCCGAGGATGAGGAGTCAGGCATCAGCTTCCGCGAGCTCGGTGCCATCACTGCGGCACTGCACCACCATGTCCAGTCGTGGGTGCCGCCCGCCAGATTCGTCCGCTTCCGTTGGGATCTTGACTCTATGATAGGGAACGCCGCCCGGTGGGGTGATTGGCGAGATGCACCTAATCTGACTGCGTCCGATCGTGAGGTGATCGAGGCAGCTGAACGGGTTATCCGAGAGCGGATCGACCGCTTTGGCACCAGCCCGGATCGATTCGGGCTGGTCCATTCCGACCTCAGAATGTCTAACCTCATCGTTCACGAAGGGGAAATCATAGTCATTGACTTCGATGACTGTGGGTGGTCCTGGTTCCTCACGGACTTGGCCGCCGTGACCACCTGGAATGAAGCCACACCCGGTGCTCACTCAACCATTGAGGAGTGGCTGCGCGGATACTTGAGCGTGGGTCAGCTGGACGATGCGGCGATTGCTGAGATCCCCACGTTTATCATGCTCCGCCGGCTGACGGTTACCGCTTGGCTCGGGACGCATCCCGAGTCGGAACCCGCGCAGACACTTGCGTCGCACTTCGCATCTGAGACGGCTTCACTCGCCCGCCGCTATCTCGATGACCCTACGTGGTTCGCCTTCGATATCCACGCTCTGCGGTCCGAGGACGGTCAGCCCCATCCTGTGCCTGCGGGTGCAGTCGCTCCGGTACAAATGCCCCCCTGTGCCTGACCTCATCGAGACCTTCGTCGATCCTCCCATCGACGTCCTAACTACCGTTCCGGTCGTGACGATCGGCTCCATCGCCTTCGTCCTGGTCTGGCACCAATAACCACGCAATGGCACAGAAAGGAACTTCAATGGAATCCCTATCACCCGACTTCCAGACAATCTTCGAGCAGGCCCCGGTCAATTACGTTGTGGTGGACGATGAATGGCGCATTGTGGCGGCCACCAACGGCTATCTAGCCATGGCCATGCGAACCCGCGAAGGGCTCATTGGACAGAACATCCTCGAGGCCTTCCCCGACAACCCCGACGATCCGGAAGCCAAGGGAACGGAGGCACTGCGATCTGGTATTGAGCAAGCCAAGGAAACCCGGAAGGCGGAGTGGCTGCCCGGCGCGGTACGTTACCCCATCGCGCGTCCCGAGGATCAGGGGGGCGGCTATGAAGAGAGGTGGTTCCGAGCCTTGAACGCCCCCGTTTTCGACGGGGACGGCAACGTCGTCTACGTCATCCATGGGAACGAAGACGTCACCGATACTTATTCCAGGGGCGATCGTCCTTAGCGACGAATCCCACGCTGTGGTCCTGAATGGCGTTCAGGACCACAGCGTTTTGCGAGGCGACCGCGTCATGTGAAACGTACATCCGGGGATGGCAGGGACCGCAATCTCTGCTGACACGAACGGGGAGCGTCATTTGTGGCATGCAACATTTTTCGTCCGTT
The Arthrobacter sp. OAP107 DNA segment above includes these coding regions:
- a CDS encoding microcompartment protein produces the protein MTTSTAKQAVPQQRATAPTPSEATGPSTELRVYLRIEGLQRQFAATLATPTRARGYPPKAGDHSLIVEVAPALAIQRVIDAALKATPEVEPGLLYVERQYGILEVHSRSAEVVEQAGQAILKTLNAKAEDQLRPKILYSDIIEEIGDQHAVILNRTRDGSMLLPGSALLVYEMAPALFAAVAANSAERVAPNLTLVDVQMIGAAGRLFISGDLASVTTARDEITRVLNDVIGR
- a CDS encoding BMC domain-containing protein produces the protein MSDAIGMIETRGYVASLAAADAMVKAANVTLLGRAEVGDGLVAVIINGDVGAVKAATEAGSETAAAIGELVSVHVIPRPHADLAKHFTVHGNQ
- a CDS encoding EutN/CcmL family microcompartment protein, encoding MIKATVLGPVWATKRIDSFPQGALLEVQGDETYQHYVALDYLGSGPGDHVLVALGSAVSRHLPGTTPADALIIGVLDPPRTPNP
- a CDS encoding BMC domain-containing protein, which translates into the protein MSAQVIEVAPGLGIEPLTDVALKHSQVSAGMLVVERQFGYLEIHSRSADAVRTAAGAVLDALGASETDARPPEVIASKIISNVDDEHAFLVNRNKSGSMLLPGDSLFVMEMQPASYAILATNEAEKASPIKVVDYRMIGASGRVYLAGAEDAVRTAADAAEAALEMRR
- a CDS encoding aldehyde dehydrogenase family protein; the encoded protein is MITPEPELSALYDAVLDRARSAAKAFSVFDRPKVDRIVRAVAEVAHQNSRQLAQKAADETGFGVFEDKVAKNEGLSAGFMREYGNLDLVSHRTDSEKKLVLDPIPAGVIFAVTPSTSPVANLYFKVLSSLLTRNAIVISPHPAAVKTSIEAARILSRAATDAGAPEGAIQILEEPSVPLVEAVMGDARVNLILATGGGAVVQAAYRSGTPAIGVGPGNAPVVVDDTANLEQAADEICASKAFDNSVLCTAESVLIMVEPIASRMKELLVRRGAYLCRPDETRRLRAYMYPSGKFNTEVVGRPAREIAKKAGISVPENTQLLLATIDSIRDDEPFTHEKLSPVLAVITVEDFEQALTAAASLVDIVGVGHSAVIHSEDPQHVLDYSHRIPVHRVAVNIGGSLGNAGIGTGLPLTMSIGTGFVGGSSLDENLSPERFVQWKRTAYPVGAKFPEFSSLQPTPATGSSVPGIALGDDAVREELRRLIVEELRGLVGQSRG
- a CDS encoding phosphotransferase; its protein translation is MSGTATDYEPFARAALPRYGLENARLSLLSFSENATYLAELNDERVVMRVHRPDYNGPAEVESELAWMESVRMTSSIRTPELRRARDGSSVIAVILGDEERLVDVFEFIPGISAEDEESGISFRELGAITAALHHHVQSWVPPARFVRFRWDLDSMIGNAARWGDWRDAPNLTASDREVIEAAERVIRERIDRFGTSPDRFGLVHSDLRMSNLIVHEGEIIVIDFDDCGWSWFLTDLAAVTTWNEATPGAHSTIEEWLRGYLSVGQLDDAAIAEIPTFIMLRRLTVTAWLGTHPESEPAQTLASHFASETASLARRYLDDPTWFAFDIHALRSEDGQPHPVPAGAVAPVQMPPCA
- a CDS encoding PAS domain-containing protein translates to MESLSPDFQTIFEQAPVNYVVVDDEWRIVAATNGYLAMAMRTREGLIGQNILEAFPDNPDDPEAKGTEALRSGIEQAKETRKAEWLPGAVRYPIARPEDQGGGYEERWFRALNAPVFDGDGNVVYVIHGNEDVTDTYSRGDRP